From the Marinomonas sp. THO17 genome, one window contains:
- a CDS encoding PhoX family phosphatase yields MTINQKQELSFDELDELVRPAPEVVEFEEVANKMVSRRGFLSGGAAVGASAFVMGSTFGAAQAMAAHHQPSRLAFDMVKATTADTITLPKGYTWQVVASWGDPLWSKGMPLDTTTGGTGASQEMAFGDNNDGLAFFNHNGVFVLAVNNEYVNPKTLNANREDGKTMTADDVRKSKAAHGVSIMEIAQYNGKWSIIKDSKFNRRITADTEMEITGPARGHALLKTSADPRGVLAKGTWNNCGQGQTPWGTYLTCEENFNSYFASSDENYQLPDELKRYGVSTSEGRYKWEMADDRFDLAKEPNEPNRFGYVVEIDPLNPTSRPKKRTALGRFKHENAEVAIAANGHVVVYLGDDERGEFLYRFVSKGKYQVGADNSDLLAEGTLYVAKFHDNNRGEWLALTPATTGMTEAEIAIHTRQAASKVGATTMDRPEWVAANPNKVEAYCCLTNNKNRGVKPNAGGDETPAQGPNPRVKNNFGQIVRWEPMNEDHTAKDFKWDLFVMAGNPAVFDDAYAGSANVNKDNMFNSPDGLKFDRNGLLWIQTDGNYSNEGDFAGQGNNQMLVGDTETGEIKRFMVGPTKCEVTGAAWSSDYSTMFVSIQHPGGTWPTGGTPLSSVIAITREDGRAIV; encoded by the coding sequence ATGACCATTAATCAAAAGCAAGAACTGAGTTTTGATGAGTTAGATGAATTAGTGCGTCCAGCACCGGAAGTGGTGGAATTTGAAGAAGTCGCAAACAAAATGGTATCGCGTCGCGGCTTTCTAAGTGGTGGTGCCGCCGTCGGTGCCAGTGCATTTGTGATGGGATCGACCTTTGGTGCAGCGCAAGCCATGGCGGCACATCATCAACCATCTCGTTTGGCTTTTGATATGGTAAAAGCGACAACAGCCGATACCATTACTTTGCCAAAAGGTTACACCTGGCAAGTGGTGGCTTCTTGGGGTGATCCATTGTGGTCAAAAGGTATGCCATTAGATACCACAACTGGGGGAACTGGCGCTTCTCAAGAAATGGCGTTTGGTGATAACAATGACGGCCTTGCCTTCTTTAATCACAATGGTGTTTTTGTATTAGCGGTTAACAACGAGTACGTGAATCCTAAAACCCTGAATGCGAATCGTGAAGATGGTAAAACCATGACTGCAGACGATGTGCGTAAGAGTAAAGCTGCACACGGTGTCTCAATCATGGAGATTGCACAATACAATGGTAAGTGGAGCATCATCAAAGACTCTAAGTTCAATCGTCGCATCACAGCAGATACAGAAATGGAAATTACCGGCCCTGCCCGTGGCCACGCTTTATTGAAAACGTCGGCCGATCCTCGCGGTGTGTTAGCTAAGGGAACATGGAATAACTGTGGTCAAGGTCAAACACCTTGGGGTACTTACTTAACCTGTGAAGAAAACTTTAACAGTTACTTCGCTTCATCAGATGAGAATTATCAATTGCCTGATGAGCTGAAGCGTTATGGTGTGAGCACTTCTGAAGGTCGTTACAAGTGGGAAATGGCGGACGATCGCTTTGATCTTGCCAAAGAACCAAATGAGCCAAATCGCTTTGGTTATGTGGTAGAGATTGACCCACTGAATCCCACTTCTCGTCCTAAAAAGCGTACTGCTCTGGGTCGTTTTAAACACGAAAATGCCGAAGTTGCCATTGCTGCAAACGGTCATGTTGTCGTGTATCTAGGCGACGATGAACGCGGAGAATTCCTATATCGTTTTGTATCTAAAGGCAAATACCAAGTGGGTGCGGATAATTCTGATTTACTTGCTGAAGGTACTTTGTACGTAGCCAAATTCCATGACAATAATCGTGGTGAGTGGTTGGCGTTAACGCCTGCAACAACTGGTATGACCGAAGCGGAAATTGCTATTCACACTCGTCAAGCGGCATCAAAAGTAGGCGCAACCACTATGGACCGTCCTGAGTGGGTAGCGGCGAATCCAAATAAGGTAGAAGCTTACTGCTGTCTAACCAACAATAAAAATCGTGGTGTGAAGCCAAATGCCGGTGGCGATGAGACGCCAGCGCAAGGCCCTAATCCACGAGTGAAGAACAATTTTGGGCAGATCGTTCGTTGGGAGCCGATGAACGAAGATCATACCGCAAAAGATTTCAAGTGGGATTTGTTTGTGATGGCGGGTAATCCAGCTGTCTTTGATGATGCTTATGCTGGTTCTGCTAACGTGAACAAGGACAATATGTTCAATTCACCTGATGGTTTGAAGTTTGACCGTAACGGTTTGTTGTGGATTCAAACCGATGGTAACTACTCAAACGAAGGGGATTTTGCGGGTCAAGGTAACAACCAAATGCTGGTGGGTGATACTGAAACCGGTGAAATCAAACGTTTCATGGTAGGCCCCACTAAGTGTGAAGTGACAGGTGCGGCATGGAGTTCTGACTACTCGACTATGTTTGTTAGTATTCAGCACCCAGGTGGTACTTGGCCGACAGGTGGCACACCTCT
- a CDS encoding methyl-accepting chemotaxis protein, which produces MLNLLRQIPIKHRLIGLVTLFSIGLVLVMSLALSEYKSSLLNEKYAQTKHVVETATGVLTHFYSLEQSGELTKSQAQKYAMETIKGIRYAGSEYFWINDYNAVIVMHAVKPELDGKDLANLEDPNGKKLFSEFVKVVKAQDAGFVDYLWPKPGNDLPVEKISYVKGFEPWGWILGSGIYLDDVDAQFQAGVITLGSSSLIVILLALLLSVLILRSIILPISQIQTALENISHGSGDLTARLPVSGNDQLTTIATSYNTFVERLTDTLNKAVSLNKQVETKSKELKEVAFKTKAITQQREGMFTQMTDAIREVDGFKNEVISNTQSTLESAQGTVEKTRTGQSSIQQTVKSLDKLSNELEAGLNTVVQLAEQSQTIGKVLDVISEIAEQTNLLALNAAIEAARAGEQGRGFAVVADEVRGLASRTQASTDEIQAMINKLQEGAKQAELRITESHQQSQKTNEEINLTAKYLEEIASSAEGINHASHAVINSVTSQSELVQTLSELNEKVAELSAQASLQVQQNNQTSETLAQTSEETQRVMSTFKL; this is translated from the coding sequence ATGTTAAACCTCTTAAGACAAATTCCAATAAAGCATAGGCTAATTGGCCTAGTGACTTTGTTTTCTATTGGTCTAGTTCTTGTCATGTCGCTTGCTCTAAGTGAATACAAGTCCTCCTTACTTAATGAAAAATACGCGCAGACCAAACACGTAGTTGAAACCGCTACCGGCGTACTGACCCATTTCTACTCGCTTGAACAAAGTGGCGAATTAACCAAAAGCCAAGCTCAAAAATATGCCATGGAAACCATCAAAGGGATTCGCTATGCGGGTTCAGAGTATTTTTGGATCAATGACTACAATGCCGTCATAGTGATGCACGCTGTCAAACCTGAGCTTGATGGCAAAGATCTCGCCAATCTGGAAGATCCCAATGGTAAAAAATTGTTTTCAGAATTTGTCAAAGTGGTAAAAGCCCAAGATGCGGGTTTTGTCGATTACTTGTGGCCTAAGCCCGGTAATGACCTTCCCGTTGAAAAAATTTCCTATGTTAAGGGATTTGAGCCTTGGGGCTGGATACTGGGTTCAGGTATTTACCTTGACGACGTTGACGCGCAATTTCAAGCAGGCGTCATTACATTGGGCTCCTCCAGCTTGATCGTTATTCTGCTTGCCTTACTATTGTCTGTTTTGATTTTACGTTCCATCATCTTACCTATTAGTCAGATCCAAACGGCTTTAGAAAACATTTCACATGGTTCGGGGGATTTAACCGCCCGTCTTCCAGTTTCCGGCAATGACCAACTAACCACCATTGCTACTTCGTATAACACCTTTGTAGAGCGACTTACAGATACATTGAACAAAGCTGTTAGCTTGAATAAACAAGTCGAAACTAAGAGTAAAGAACTTAAGGAAGTTGCCTTTAAGACTAAAGCCATTACGCAACAACGTGAAGGCATGTTTACCCAAATGACGGATGCCATTCGTGAAGTAGATGGCTTTAAAAACGAAGTCATTAGCAACACACAAAGTACTTTAGAATCTGCACAAGGAACTGTTGAGAAAACCCGAACTGGACAATCTTCAATTCAACAAACAGTAAAGTCCCTCGACAAGCTGTCCAATGAATTAGAAGCTGGCTTAAATACCGTGGTACAACTGGCAGAACAGTCTCAAACCATTGGTAAAGTATTAGATGTGATAAGTGAAATAGCAGAACAAACCAATCTGCTTGCTCTTAACGCGGCGATTGAGGCAGCCCGAGCAGGTGAACAGGGCCGCGGCTTTGCTGTGGTCGCCGATGAAGTTCGCGGTTTGGCCAGCCGTACTCAGGCATCAACAGACGAAATACAAGCCATGATTAATAAACTTCAAGAAGGTGCCAAGCAGGCAGAGCTGCGCATTACAGAGAGCCATCAGCAATCACAGAAAACCAATGAAGAAATCAATCTCACGGCAAAATATCTGGAAGAAATTGCCAGCTCAGCCGAAGGCATTAATCATGCTAGTCATGCGGTTATTAACAGCGTAACGTCGCAAAGTGAATTGGTACAAACCTTGAGCGAATTAAATGAAAAAGTGGCAGAACTTTCCGCACAAGCAAGTTTGCAAGTTCAGCAGAACAATCAAACTAGTGAAACCTTGGCACAAACGTCAGAAGAAACGCAGCGTGTAATGTCGACCTTTAAACTCTAA
- a CDS encoding MmcQ/YjbR family DNA-binding protein has product MELSALKAYLLAKPEAKEDYPFDDKTAVFKVQNKMFALLSRHQGKALMNLKCHPDHAMELRDVFEEVIPAYHMNKRHWNSIFFEGSLPDGEIQRMVDHSYALVVKGMTKVQRQGLEVRHGATLIYQGL; this is encoded by the coding sequence ATGGAGTTATCAGCCTTAAAGGCCTATTTGTTAGCCAAACCTGAAGCGAAAGAAGATTATCCTTTTGATGACAAAACGGCGGTCTTCAAAGTGCAGAATAAAATGTTTGCTTTATTGTCGCGTCATCAAGGCAAAGCCTTAATGAATTTGAAGTGTCATCCCGATCATGCGATGGAATTGCGTGATGTATTTGAGGAAGTTATTCCCGCTTACCATATGAATAAAAGACATTGGAACTCCATTTTCTTTGAAGGCAGTTTACCAGATGGTGAAATCCAGCGAATGGTCGATCACTCCTATGCGTTAGTCGTAAAAGGAATGACCAAGGTGCAACGTCAGGGCTTGGAAGTACGCCATGGTGCAACTTTGATTTATCAAGGCTTATAA
- a CDS encoding DUF2721 domain-containing protein, translating into MIITLTTPAMLFPAVSLLLLAYTNRFVTLASIIRTFDPKQEDENSTEQIANLRKRIYLIRRMQEAGVISFFLCVMSMLAIYLEYQQVGSYIFAASLVCLMYSLYLSVREITISCDALDLHLQHFNTNFNRKKSSKKSS; encoded by the coding sequence ATGATCATCACCTTAACCACACCCGCCATGCTGTTTCCGGCGGTATCACTCTTATTATTGGCTTATACCAATCGCTTTGTTACCTTAGCGTCCATCATACGTACTTTTGATCCAAAGCAAGAAGATGAAAACAGTACCGAGCAAATTGCCAATTTACGCAAACGCATTTACCTGATTCGACGCATGCAAGAAGCTGGTGTCATAAGTTTTTTCTTATGTGTGATGTCCATGCTGGCAATTTATCTAGAGTACCAACAAGTCGGTAGTTATATATTTGCCGCCAGTCTGGTTTGTCTTATGTATTCTTTGTATCTGTCGGTTCGCGAAATCACCATTTCCTGTGATGCTCTTGATCTACATTTGCAACATTTCAACACCAATTTCAACCGTAAAAAGTCCAGCAAAAAATCATCATAA
- a CDS encoding N-acetylmuramoyl-L-alanine amidase-like domain-containing protein: MSKTIFQMVCFLLMMSQTPLALCHLPENHQQADFYQLIEQDSKATLLQRFELLSGSLMGLPYLAGGSGEGQLGRFDADPLVRFDAFDCTTYVETVLAGLFASNKTEFDSVLKNIRYQHGKVSFVSRNHFPSLDWLPNNQTRLEDVSAQIASQALEYASARIDKAAWYQHLKKGQLTCDDNCQSLHEALRVLTKAIPAKEVQLPYVPLVALYKSENGQINQALLDRIPTPSVISMVRPTRHLKDIIGTNMIVSHQGFLYRREGQLFIRHASVRHQRVMDEDFLDYFFHYTEGSSLKGFNVQKIRL, from the coding sequence ATGAGCAAAACTATTTTTCAGATGGTCTGTTTTCTCTTGATGATGAGTCAAACTCCGTTGGCCTTATGTCATTTGCCTGAAAATCATCAGCAAGCAGATTTTTATCAACTCATAGAGCAAGATTCAAAAGCTACATTACTGCAGCGTTTTGAGTTATTAAGTGGCAGTTTAATGGGGTTACCTTATCTTGCAGGGGGCTCAGGAGAAGGCCAACTTGGGCGCTTTGACGCAGATCCATTGGTACGCTTTGATGCGTTTGATTGTACTACCTATGTGGAAACTGTATTGGCAGGACTGTTTGCCTCCAATAAGACGGAATTTGACTCTGTGCTTAAAAATATTCGTTATCAGCATGGCAAGGTCAGTTTTGTATCCCGTAATCATTTCCCGAGTTTAGACTGGCTGCCCAATAACCAAACTAGATTGGAAGATGTGAGTGCGCAAATTGCGTCGCAAGCACTAGAATATGCTTCAGCTCGGATTGATAAAGCGGCATGGTATCAGCATTTGAAGAAGGGGCAGTTGACTTGTGATGACAATTGTCAGTCGTTACATGAGGCGTTACGAGTGCTTACTAAGGCCATTCCAGCAAAAGAGGTTCAACTCCCTTATGTGCCTCTAGTGGCCTTGTATAAAAGCGAAAATGGGCAGATAAACCAAGCTTTACTAGACAGAATACCCACACCCAGTGTCATCAGTATGGTACGACCAACCCGGCACCTAAAAGACATCATTGGGACCAATATGATAGTGTCTCATCAGGGTTTTCTATACCGCCGAGAAGGTCAGTTATTCATTCGTCACGCCAGCGTGAGGCATCAACGTGTGATGGATGAGGACTTTTTAGACTATTTTTTCCACTACACTGAAGGGTCTTCTTTAAAGGGCTTCAATGTTCAGAAAATACGCTTATGA
- a CDS encoding thioredoxin family protein has protein sequence MNTYEVHILQAMQLGFNQEYAELAPSLEEVKGQSGFVLLEFGAPWCGHCQAASTVIQSLLMAHPTLPHIKVYDGKGKKLGRQFKVTLWPTFILLKDGNEVNRWVRVTQQNELNELDSLLGTHPSTR, from the coding sequence TTGAATACATACGAGGTGCATATTTTGCAAGCCATGCAGTTGGGATTTAATCAAGAGTACGCTGAATTGGCGCCAAGCCTTGAAGAAGTGAAGGGGCAATCCGGTTTCGTCTTGTTGGAGTTCGGTGCACCTTGGTGCGGCCATTGTCAGGCGGCTAGTACCGTTATTCAAAGCCTATTAATGGCACATCCGACTTTGCCACATATTAAGGTGTACGACGGAAAAGGCAAAAAGCTGGGGCGCCAGTTTAAAGTTACTTTATGGCCTACCTTTATCCTCTTGAAGGATGGTAACGAAGTAAACAGGTGGGTAAGAGTGACCCAACAAAATGAACTTAATGAACTGGATTCTTTACTGGGCACACATCCCTCTACACGCTGA
- a CDS encoding methyl-accepting chemotaxis protein — MLRKMNIGSRLFAAFSVILLLLIILGGVAIATMKDIRAKTEVIEGDILSAISSLGDMNSNLMRVRIFTLRLLNDNDEQSKNNTFATLRQIKQEVEQYQQEYKAHIQVESERKLFEDFLDLEKDYFVLQRQVSELVMMSDTTSLDTLIPKMNLAADKMVKALKAIVAENRRIADQASDEGLQEFQASFVLINIIVALAVLFAVTIAILLAKSINRPLQMAMHSAEVIAEGDLTQSVVLEGNDEVTRLSKALMLMQTNLRSAILHIGKSSSQLASAAEELNSVTDNSTQGLQLQSNEIQQAAAAINQMSSAIDEVARTAQTTSQDSIESSRLASEGKQKVSETTKVIVDMSHEMQSSTGVINQLAEQVTSIGQILDVIRAVAEQTNLLALNAAIEAARAGEAGRGFAVVADEVRSLAHRTQESTEEIETMVREVQSSANAAVTAMQNATMKTDQAQHVAAEAATALEQITSRIAAISDSNHIIASAAEQQSTATREVDDNIATISDLSSQTVNGANETNANTAELTRLAVNLNELVVKFKV, encoded by the coding sequence ATGCTGAGAAAAATGAATATAGGGTCACGATTGTTTGCTGCTTTTTCAGTGATATTGTTGTTACTGATCATATTGGGTGGGGTGGCTATAGCCACCATGAAAGACATACGCGCCAAAACGGAAGTGATTGAAGGGGACATTCTGTCGGCGATTTCCAGTCTAGGTGATATGAACAGCAATTTAATGCGGGTGAGAATTTTTACATTACGCCTCTTAAATGACAATGATGAACAGAGTAAGAATAACACTTTTGCAACTTTACGGCAGATTAAACAAGAAGTTGAGCAATATCAGCAAGAGTATAAAGCACATATTCAAGTAGAGAGTGAACGTAAGTTATTTGAGGACTTTCTTGATCTAGAAAAAGACTATTTTGTGCTACAACGACAAGTGTCTGAGTTGGTAATGATGAGTGATACAACCAGTCTTGATACCTTGATTCCTAAGATGAATTTAGCGGCAGATAAGATGGTGAAAGCTCTTAAAGCCATCGTTGCCGAAAATCGTCGTATTGCTGATCAAGCGAGTGATGAAGGGCTACAGGAATTTCAGGCGAGTTTTGTGTTAATTAATATTATTGTGGCTTTAGCGGTTCTGTTTGCTGTGACGATTGCAATATTATTAGCAAAAAGTATTAATCGACCACTGCAAATGGCGATGCATTCTGCTGAAGTGATTGCTGAAGGCGATTTGACACAATCAGTCGTACTTGAGGGTAATGATGAAGTTACCAGACTGAGCAAAGCCTTGATGCTGATGCAAACCAACTTACGTTCAGCCATCCTTCATATTGGCAAATCCTCCAGCCAATTGGCATCTGCTGCTGAAGAGCTGAATTCTGTAACGGATAATTCTACTCAAGGTTTGCAATTACAGAGTAATGAAATTCAACAAGCTGCAGCGGCCATCAATCAGATGAGTTCCGCGATTGATGAGGTGGCGAGAACCGCTCAAACAACGTCACAAGATTCTATTGAGTCTTCTCGATTGGCTTCAGAGGGCAAGCAAAAAGTCAGTGAAACGACTAAGGTGATTGTGGATATGAGTCATGAAATGCAATCCAGCACTGGCGTGATAAACCAATTGGCGGAGCAAGTGACTTCCATTGGGCAAATTTTAGATGTGATTCGTGCAGTGGCGGAACAAACCAATTTATTGGCACTTAATGCTGCAATTGAAGCGGCCCGAGCGGGTGAGGCTGGGCGAGGTTTTGCGGTAGTGGCTGATGAAGTTCGCAGCCTTGCTCATCGAACTCAAGAATCAACCGAAGAAATTGAAACCATGGTGCGTGAAGTTCAATCGTCAGCGAATGCTGCCGTGACGGCTATGCAAAATGCCACCATGAAAACGGATCAAGCACAGCATGTGGCTGCAGAAGCGGCGACAGCATTAGAACAAATTACCAGTCGCATTGCTGCGATTAGTGATAGTAATCATATTATTGCCAGCGCTGCAGAACAACAATCTACTGCAACAAGAGAAGTTGATGATAATATTGCGACCATCAGTGATTTGTCTTCACAAACGGTGAACGGTGCCAATGAAACCAATGCCAATACGGCAGAACTGACGCGTTTGGCTGTTAATCTGAACGAATTAGTGGTGAAGTTTAAAGTATAA